The following are from one region of the Myxocyprinus asiaticus isolate MX2 ecotype Aquarium Trade chromosome 2, UBuf_Myxa_2, whole genome shotgun sequence genome:
- the LOC127454423 gene encoding potassium voltage-gated channel subfamily A member 1-like, which yields MEFAMVGADSGGCNTHLPYGYAQTRARERERERQTRAAAAEAVTVGEGGGCCGNPHNLPHHSRNASSTNANNSSAGTASRPSSSSSQQQQQQQQHESPQHLPRERKKQRGVARWRRNRAALGGDLRHSELALLGSEEDIMIEEEEAEGEEEEEDRGSKRSSFLCNVDDEETVSLTDRHPQSGYENVYSEYGCCERVVINVSGLKFETQLKTLAQFPDTLLGDPEKRIRYFDPLRNEYFFDRNRPSFDAILYYYQSGGRLKRPANVPFDIFSEEVKFYELGEEAMLKFREDEGFVKEEEKPLPEDEFKRQIWLLFEYPESSSPARGIAVVSVLVIVISIVIFCLETLPEFRDDKEFHSPGKNSTHADNGFTPFNDPFFIVETVCIIWFSFEIIVRFFASPSKAAFFKNLMNTIDIVSILPYFITLGTELAQQQQPQGNGQQAMSFAILRIIRLVRVFRIFKLSRHSKGLQILGHTLRASMRELALLIFFLVIGVILFSSAVYFAEADEPTSQFTSIPDAFWWAVVTMTTVGYGDMKPITVGGKIVGSLCAIAGVLTIALPVPVIVSNFNYFYHRETDNEDQTPVVEQPPPGCPYFPDFLRKCKGSPSGSSLGDKAAEYMEMEEGVTESLCGADTQSPNRGNGTDIGGKNSSHSRTLQTDV from the coding sequence ATGGAATTTGCCATGGTGGGCGCGGACAGTGGGGGTTGCAACACCCACCTGCCCTACGGATATGCCCAAACTCGCGCCAGAGAGCgcgagagggagagacagactcGCGCGGCGGCGGCTGAAGCCGTAACGGTTGGAGAGGGAGGTGGGTGCTGTGGCAATCCCCACAACCTCCCGCATCATAGTCGCAACGCCTCTTCAACGAATGCCAACAACAGTAGCGCCGGTACCGCCTCGcgcccctcctcctcctcctcccaacagcagcaacaacagcaacAGCACGAGTCACCACAGCACCTTCCCAGAGAGCGAAAAAAGCAACGAGGCGTCGCGCGCTGGAGACGGAACCGCGCGGCACTCGGCGGGGATCTACGCCACTCAGAGTTGGCGCTCCTAGGATCCGAGGAGGACATCATGATAGAGGAGGAAGAGGCCGAGggcgaggaggaagaggaggacagGGGAAGCAAGAGGTCGAGTTTTCTCTGTAACGTGGACGATGAAGAGACAGTTTCCTTAACGGACCGACATCCTCAGTCAGGATATGAAAATGTTTACAGTGAGTACGGCTGCTGCGAGAGAGTTGTCATCAACGTGTCGGGCTTGAAGTTTGAAACTCAGCTGAAGACTCTCGCGCAGTTTCCGGACACTCTTCTGGGAGACCCTGAGAAACGAATCAGGTACTTCGACCCGCTGCGCAACGAATACTTTTTTGACAGGAATCGACCAAGCTTCGACGCCATTCTATACTACTATCAGTCAGGGGGCCGGTTAAAGAGACCCGCCAATGTGCCGTTTGACATATTTTCCGAGGAAGTGAAGTTCTATGAACTTGGGGAAGAGGCAATGCTGAAGTTTCGCGAAGATGAGGGCTTTGTGAAAGAGGAAGAGAAACCGCTACCCGAGGACGAGTTCAAACGTCAAATTTGGCTCTTGTTCGAGTATCCGGAGAGTTCCAGTCCAGCCAGAGGGATTGCGGTCGTGTCAGTGTTGGTTATCGTCATATCCATCGTCATATTTTGTTTGGAGACATTGCCAGAATTCAGGGACGACAAAGAATTCCATAGCCCAGGTAAAAATTCCACACACGCCGACAACGGATTTACGCCGTTCAACGACCCCTTTTTCATCGTTGAGACGGTGTGCATCATTTGGTTCTCGTTTGAGATCATTGTCCGTTTTTTCGCGAGCCCCAGCAAAGCTGCTTTCTTCAAAAACCTCATGAACACCATAGACATTGTCTCAATTTTGCCTTATTTCATAACTCTCGGCACAGAACTCGCGCAACAACAACAACCGCAAGGCAACGGGCAACAGGCAATGAGCTTTGCGATCCTGAGAATAATACGACTTGTCAGAGTGTTTAGGATCTTCAAACTGTCTCGACACTCCAAAGGTCTCCAGATCCTCGGACACACTTTGCGCGCGAGCATGCGAGAACTGGCGCTGCTCATCTTCTTCCTCGTCATCGGTGTCATCCTGTTCTCCAGCGCCGTGTACTTCGCCGAGGCGGATGAACCCACGTCACAGTTCACGAGCATCCCAGACGCTTTTTGGTGGGCTGTAGTGACTATGACCACGGTGGGTTACGGGGACATGAAGCCCATAACGGTCGGAGGAAAAATAGTGGGCTCGTTGTGCGCAATAGCAGGTGTCCTGACCATTGCTCTTCCAGTCCCCGTCATCGTATCCAACTTTAACTACTTCTACCACCGGGAGACTGATAACGAGGACCAAACGCCCGTTGTCGAGCAACCCCCGCCGGGTTGCCCGTATTTTCCGGATTTCCTCAGAAAATGCAAAGGGTCCCCATCGGGATCCTCTTTGGGTGACAAGGCGGCCGAGTATATGGAGATGGAGGAAGGCGTGACAGAATCTCTATGCGGTGCTGACACACAGAGCCCAAATAGAGGGAACGGTACTGACATAGGCGGGAAAAACAGTTCACATTCACGAACACTACAGACAGATGTATGA
- the LOC127449671 gene encoding gonadotropin subunit beta-1 encodes MRFVVMAMLLPVLMRAGSECRSSCRLTNISITVESEECGSCITIDTTACAGLCITQERVYRSPLLQHYQNTCNFREWTYETYEFKGCPVGVDSVFTYPVALSCECSKCNTDITDCGVLSQQTTSCNAL; translated from the exons ATGCGTTTCGTTGTTATGGCGATGCTGTTGCCAGTGCTAATGAGGGCAGGATCAGAATGCAGGTCCAGCTGTCGACTTACCAATATCTCCATTACTGTCGAAAGTGAGGAATGTGGCAGCTGCATCACAATTGACACCACTGCATGTGCTGGGCTCTGCATAACTCAG GAAAGAGTTTACCGTAGCCCATTGTTGCAGCACTACCAGAACACCTGTAACTTCAGAGAATGGACCTACGAGACCTATGAGTTCAAAGGCTGCCCTGTTGGGGTTGACTCAGTTTTCACCTACCCTGTGGCCCTCAGCTGTGAGTGCAGCAAGTGTAACACTGATATCACAGATTGTGGAGTTCTCAGCCAGCAGACAACCAGCTGTAATGCACTTTAA